A stretch of Vespula vulgaris chromosome 5, iyVesVulg1.1, whole genome shotgun sequence DNA encodes these proteins:
- the LOC127063797 gene encoding serine/threonine-protein phosphatase 2A 65 kDa regulatory subunit A alpha isoform isoform X2, with the protein MAASDSTTDDSLYPIAVLIDELKNEDVQLRLNSIKKLSTIALALGIERTRSELIPFLTETIYDEDEVLLALAEQLGTFTPLVGGPEFVYCLLPPLESLATVEETVVRDKAVESLRNIASQHSPADLEEHFVPLVQRLASGDWFTSRTSACGLFSVCYPRVSPTIKASLRNHFRNLCQDDTPMARRSAASKLGEFAKVVEIEYLKSDLIPMFVILAQDEQDSVRLLAVEACVSIAALLQPEDVEQLVMPTLRQCASDQSWRVRYMVADKFTDLQKAVGPEITKTDLVPAFQVLLKDIEAEVRAAAADKVRDFCQNLDQFNQESIIMNNILPIVKELVADPNQHVKSALASVIMGLSPILGKHNTIEHLLPLFLSQLRDECPEVRLNIISNLECVNEVIGIQQLSLSLLPAIVELAEDSKWRVRLAIIEYMPLLAGQLGVEFFDEKLNSLCMTWLVDHVYAIREAATLNLKKLVEKFGPEWAQNTVIPKVLAMSRDQNYLHRMTCLFCINVLAEVCGPEITTKVMLPTVLGMATDNVANVRFNVAKTLQRIGPYLEPSAVQTQVKPVLDKLNTDSDVDVKYFASEAIAGIAG; encoded by the exons ATGGCAGCGAGTGATTCCACTACGGACGATAGTCTGTATCCGATCGCAGTTTTAATTGATGAATTAAAGAATGAGGATGTTCAG ttACGTCTAAATTCTATCAAGAAATTATCTACAATTGCTCTTGCATTAGGTATCGAAAGGACTCGTAGCGAGCTAATACCTTTTTTAACAGAAACTATCTACGATGAAGATGAAGTCCTTCTTGCATTGGCAGAACAGCTTGGTACATTTACACCTCTTGTTGGAGGACCGGAATTTGTCTATTGTTTATTG CCACCTTTAGAATCACTAGCGACAGTTGAAGAAACTGTGGTTCGTGATAAAGCAGTTGAGTCTTTGAGAAATATTGCGAGCCAACATAGTCCAGCAGATCTAGAAGAACATTTTGTCCCTTTGGTCCAACGTCTGGCATCTGGAGATTGGTTTACGTCAAGGACATCTGCTTGTGGACTTTTTAGTGTATGTTATCCACGTGTTAGTCCAACCATCAAAG CAAGTTTACGAAACCACTTTCGTAATCTATGTCAAGATGATACACCTATGGCACGACGATCTGCTGCCTCCAAATTAGGAGAGTTTGCTAAAGTTGTGGAAATTGAATACTTAAAGTCAGACTTAATTCCTATGTTTGTTATACTTGCCCAAGATGAACAG GATTCAGTACGACTTTTAGCAGTTGAAGCGTGTGTCAGTATTGCAGCTTTATTACAGCCAGAAGATGTTGAACAATTAGTTATGCCAACGCTTCGACAATGTGCCAGTGACCAGTCTTGGCGTGTACGATATATGGTAGCAGATAAATTTACTGat CTCCAGAAAGCAGTTGGACCAGAAATTACAAAAACTGATCTTGTGCCCGCATTCCAAGTATTATTAAAGGATATAGAAGCTGAAGTACGAGCAGCAGCTGCTGATAAAGTTCGCGATTTTTGTCAAAATCTTGATCAGTTTAATCAAGAATccattattatgaataatattttacctaTAGTTAAAGAACTTGTAGCAGACCCTAATCAACATGTTAAATCAGCTTTAGCAAGTGTCATAATGGGACTTAGTCCAATACTTGGTAAACATAA CACGATCGAACATTTGTTAcctctatttttatctcaaCTAAGAGATGAATGTCCTGAGGTCCGTCTAAACATTATTAGCAACTTAGAATGTGTTAATGAGGTTATAGGCATACAACAACTTTCATTGTCACTTTTACCAGCCATTGTAGAGTTAGCAGAAGATTCTAAATGGCGAGTTAGATTAGCTATTATTGA gtATATGCCTCTCTTAGCTGGTCAATTGGGAGTGGAATTCTTTGAtgagaaattaaattctttatgTATGACTTGGCTTGTAGACCATGTTTATGCTATTAGGGAAGCAGCGAcattgaatttgaaaaaattagtGGAAAAATTTGGACCAGAATGGGCACAAAATACTGTAATACCTAAAGTATTAGCAATGTCCAGGGATCAAAATTACCTTCATAGGATGACatgtttattttgtattaat gtattGGCTGAAGTATGTGGTCCAGAAATAACGACAAAAGTAATGCTTCCAACGGTCTTAGGAATGGCAACTGACAATGTTGCAAATGTAAGATTTAACGTTGCTAAAACATTACAACGGATTGGGCCCTATCTAGAGCCTTCTGCAGTTCAAACACAAGTGAAACCTGTTCTTGACAAACTTAATACTGACAGTGATGTAGACGTGAAATATTTTGCTTCAGAAGCAATTGCTGGAATTGCAG GTTGA
- the LOC127063796 gene encoding ATPase family AAA domain-containing protein 3A homolog isoform X2, with protein MQEVTKQTEMQTELKKYEASIEQMKVDQKRVEGEEKRKTLQEETKQHQARAQYQDQLARKRYDDQLAQQQRMNDENLRRQEESVAKQEAMRKATIEHEMELRHKNEMRKLEAELKAKAKIDRENQDLNLEQIRLKASENRITVLESIRTAGSVLGTGVTALLQDWDKILAAAGGLSLLAFGVYSAKGSTSIAARYIESRLGKPSLVRETSRFTILDTVKHPIQAVKKFKDKQTDALSGVVLAPKLEERLRDVAIATKNTKQNRGMYRNILMHGPPGTGKTMFAKKLAEHSGMDYAIVTGGDLAPLGRDGVTAIHKVFDWATTSRKGLLLFIDEADAFLRKRSSEHISEDLRAMLNAFLYRTGEQSNKFMLVLASNTPEQFDWAVNDRLDEMVEFHLPGIEERERLVRLYFDKFVLHPAIEGNKRLKVAQFDYGALCSKMAKMTEGMSGRELAKLGVAWQAVAYASEDGVLTESMVVDRCVEAIKQHKQKVQWQSEQEKQESKSIYATEESSAQLMESKSPAIEVHTERKEEERTIATA; from the exons ATGCAAGAGGTAACTAAACAAACAGAAATGCAAACAGAACTAAAAAAGTATGAAGCTAGTATCGAGCAAATGAAAGTTGACCAAAAACGtgtagaaggagaagagaaacgtaAAACCTTgcaagaagaaacaaaacagCACCAAGCAAGGGCTCAATATCAAGATCAGTTGGCTAGAAAACGTTACGACGATCAATTGGCACAGCAACAAAGAATGAATGATGAAAATTTAAGAAGGCAAGAGGAATCGGTAGCTAAACAAGAAGCTATGAGAAAAGCCACCATTGAGCACGAAATGGAATTGAgacataaaaatgaaatgagaaAATTAGAAGCAGAACTTAAAGCTAAAGCAAAGATTGACAGGGAAAACCAAGATCTCAACTTGGAACAAATTAGATTGAAGGCATCTGAAAATAGGATTACTGTCTTAGAATCTATAAG AACTGCAGGTTCGGTACTTGGTACTGGAGTCACCGCTCTTTTACAAGATTGGGACAAAATTCTTGCTGCTGCAGGAGGTTTATCACTTTTAGCCTTTGGCGTATACTCTGCTAAGGGATCAACAAGTATAGCTGCACGTTATATCGAATCTCGTTTAGGAAAACCATCTTTAGTTCGAGAAACTTCTAGATTTACAATATTGGATACTGTAAAACATCCTATACAAGctgttaaaaaattcaaagataAGCAGACTGATGCTTTATCCGGTGTAGTTTTAGCACCAAAACTTGAAGAAAGATTACGTGATGTTGCAATAGCTactaaaaatacaaaacaaaatcgtggaatgtatagaaatatattaatgcaTGGTCCACCTGGTACTGGTAAGACCATGTTTGCTAAAAAATTAGCAGAACATTCTGGCATGGATTATGCGATTGTGACAGGCGGTGATCTGGCACCTTTGGGAAGGGATGGTGTCACTGCAATACATAAAGTTTTTGATTGGGCAACGACGTCCAGAAAAggtcttttattatttatcgacgaAGCAGATGCTTTTTTAAGGAAAAGATCGAGCGAACATATATCAGAAGATTTAAGAGCAAtgttaaatgcatttttatatagaacaGGCGAGcaaagtaataaatttatgttaGTTTTGGCATCAAATACTCCAGAACAATTTGACTGGGCAGTGAATGATAGATTGGATGAAATGGTAGAGTTCCATCTTCCGGGTATCGAAGAACGTGAGCGCCTAGTTCGTCTTTACTTTGATAAATTTGTTCTTCATCCAGCTATCGAAGgcaataaaagattaaaagtagCACAATTTGATTATGGTGCTCTGTGTAGTAAAATGGCTAAAATGACAGAAGGAATGTCTGGTAGGGAATTAGCAAAACTTGGTGTTGCGTGGCAAGCAGTAGCATATGCGTCTGAAGATGGTGTCTTAACAGAGTCAATGGTGGTAGATAGATGTGTGGAAGCTATTAAACAACATAAACAGaag gtGCAATGGCAGAGTGAgcaagaaaaacaagaatccAAATCTATTTATGCAACTGAAGAGAGCAGTGCACAGTTAATGGAATCTAAATCTCCAGCAATAGAAGTTCAtacggaaagaaaagaagaagaaaggacaaTTGCTACAGCTTGA
- the LOC127063797 gene encoding serine/threonine-protein phosphatase 2A 65 kDa regulatory subunit A alpha isoform isoform X1, giving the protein MAASDSTTDDSLYPIAVLIDELKNEDVQLRLNSIKKLSTIALALGIERTRSELIPFLTETIYDEDEVLLALAEQLGTFTPLVGGPEFVYCLLPPLESLATVEETVVRDKAVESLRNIASQHSPADLEEHFVPLVQRLASGDWFTSRTSACGLFSVCYPRVSPTIKASLRNHFRNLCQDDTPMARRSAASKLGEFAKVVEIEYLKSDLIPMFVILAQDEQDSVRLLAVEACVSIAALLQPEDVEQLVMPTLRQCASDQSWRVRYMVADKFTDLQKAVGPEITKTDLVPAFQVLLKDIEAEVRAAAADKVRDFCQNLDQFNQESIIMNNILPIVKELVADPNQHVKSALASVIMGLSPILGKHNTIEHLLPLFLSQLRDECPEVRLNIISNLECVNEVIGIQQLSLSLLPAIVELAEDSKWRVRLAIIEYMPLLAGQLGVEFFDEKLNSLCMTWLVDHVYAIREAATLNLKKLVEKFGPEWAQNTVIPKVLAMSRDQNYLHRMTCLFCINVLAEVCGPEITTKVMLPTVLGMATDNVANVRFNVAKTLQRIGPYLEPSAVQTQVKPVLDKLNTDSDVDVKYFASEAIAGIAA; this is encoded by the exons ATGGCAGCGAGTGATTCCACTACGGACGATAGTCTGTATCCGATCGCAGTTTTAATTGATGAATTAAAGAATGAGGATGTTCAG ttACGTCTAAATTCTATCAAGAAATTATCTACAATTGCTCTTGCATTAGGTATCGAAAGGACTCGTAGCGAGCTAATACCTTTTTTAACAGAAACTATCTACGATGAAGATGAAGTCCTTCTTGCATTGGCAGAACAGCTTGGTACATTTACACCTCTTGTTGGAGGACCGGAATTTGTCTATTGTTTATTG CCACCTTTAGAATCACTAGCGACAGTTGAAGAAACTGTGGTTCGTGATAAAGCAGTTGAGTCTTTGAGAAATATTGCGAGCCAACATAGTCCAGCAGATCTAGAAGAACATTTTGTCCCTTTGGTCCAACGTCTGGCATCTGGAGATTGGTTTACGTCAAGGACATCTGCTTGTGGACTTTTTAGTGTATGTTATCCACGTGTTAGTCCAACCATCAAAG CAAGTTTACGAAACCACTTTCGTAATCTATGTCAAGATGATACACCTATGGCACGACGATCTGCTGCCTCCAAATTAGGAGAGTTTGCTAAAGTTGTGGAAATTGAATACTTAAAGTCAGACTTAATTCCTATGTTTGTTATACTTGCCCAAGATGAACAG GATTCAGTACGACTTTTAGCAGTTGAAGCGTGTGTCAGTATTGCAGCTTTATTACAGCCAGAAGATGTTGAACAATTAGTTATGCCAACGCTTCGACAATGTGCCAGTGACCAGTCTTGGCGTGTACGATATATGGTAGCAGATAAATTTACTGat CTCCAGAAAGCAGTTGGACCAGAAATTACAAAAACTGATCTTGTGCCCGCATTCCAAGTATTATTAAAGGATATAGAAGCTGAAGTACGAGCAGCAGCTGCTGATAAAGTTCGCGATTTTTGTCAAAATCTTGATCAGTTTAATCAAGAATccattattatgaataatattttacctaTAGTTAAAGAACTTGTAGCAGACCCTAATCAACATGTTAAATCAGCTTTAGCAAGTGTCATAATGGGACTTAGTCCAATACTTGGTAAACATAA CACGATCGAACATTTGTTAcctctatttttatctcaaCTAAGAGATGAATGTCCTGAGGTCCGTCTAAACATTATTAGCAACTTAGAATGTGTTAATGAGGTTATAGGCATACAACAACTTTCATTGTCACTTTTACCAGCCATTGTAGAGTTAGCAGAAGATTCTAAATGGCGAGTTAGATTAGCTATTATTGA gtATATGCCTCTCTTAGCTGGTCAATTGGGAGTGGAATTCTTTGAtgagaaattaaattctttatgTATGACTTGGCTTGTAGACCATGTTTATGCTATTAGGGAAGCAGCGAcattgaatttgaaaaaattagtGGAAAAATTTGGACCAGAATGGGCACAAAATACTGTAATACCTAAAGTATTAGCAATGTCCAGGGATCAAAATTACCTTCATAGGATGACatgtttattttgtattaat gtattGGCTGAAGTATGTGGTCCAGAAATAACGACAAAAGTAATGCTTCCAACGGTCTTAGGAATGGCAACTGACAATGTTGCAAATGTAAGATTTAACGTTGCTAAAACATTACAACGGATTGGGCCCTATCTAGAGCCTTCTGCAGTTCAAACACAAGTGAAACCTGTTCTTGACAAACTTAATACTGACAGTGATGTAGACGTGAAATATTTTGCTTCAGAAGCAATTGCTGGAATTGCAG CATAG
- the LOC127063798 gene encoding uncharacterized protein LOC127063798 isoform X2 gives MEQMIALSTQNPLSLLVKFGMMAWNNSCGIENCSGHGECHNGTCLCEIQFDGPECHVPNLSYYIAFASIFFILAFVCFIQLVMCIIAEWKKMKAPSFLRACRVTTQKVLYFVVFLASVIRGAYFTSPTAFKEGWSRSLLSAYYPLLLSGSSLIVCFWAEVFHLRDVQWDKPQFLSKSFLAFVVFNIITYSLLLTEFVIAQINSQEDQSYYTHIFNGCYAVLLFIVVIFFLIYGVEVYFKVRGGFLNEYQVASIATNIRTPDDSKLLNEDQVTAKLFDSQPSTSDILHMQQQVNTSQLHQSRFGLLSQAFMLFIVVGFLFSETLSEFWKTKVPLYSRNWHDVVFRVIEVGVALWFPCVLWNCMSPEQLWILNPKRILKRLDLDQTKHMKEIELQDKCAAQESAVITDGTSINSKDCWICYDNDRHDVGPLIQPCQCRGDVSAVHHDCLRRWLVESSVNADSLTCKICGTNYNVEHATRLDWQNSLTTKHCLQTIAIVTTMCASSAAAWTVIQLVEGPIIRMLAAGAALLIMYVCIRFLSLNTVVAYQRAKILSLNIVNSDNSGTATHVATISHTVSVDLTKAEPAMI, from the exons atGGAACAAATGATCGCATTGAGTACACAAAatccattatcattattgGTTAAATTTGGAATGATGGCTTGGAACAACAGTTGTGGAATTGAAAATTGTTCAGGACATGGTGAATGTCATAATGGCACTTGCTTATGTGAA aTTCAATTCGATGGACCTGAATGCCATGTACCAAATCTAAGTTATTATATAGCATTTgcatctattttctttatattggCATTCGTATGTTTTATTCAACTTGTGATGTGTATTATCGCTGAATGGAAAAAGATGAAGGCACCTTCATTTCTGAGAGCTTGCCGAGTTACTACtcaaaaagtattatattttgtagtCTTTCTTGCATCAGTAATACGTGGAGCATATTTTACTTCTCCA aCTGCATTCAAAGAAGGTTGGTCAAGAAGTTTATTATCAGCATATTATCCACTTCTATTAAGTGGGTCATCTTTAATTGTATGTTTCTGGGCTGAAGTTTTCCATCTGAGAGATGTTCAATGGGATAAACcacaatttttatcaaaatcttttttagcatttgttgtatttaatataataacatattcattattattaactgaATTTGTTATTGCACAAATAAATTCTCAAGAAGATCAA AGCtattatacacacattttTAATGGATGCTATGCAGTACTTTTATTCATTgttgtcatattttttttgatatatggAGTGGAAGTATACTTTAAG GTTCGAGGTGGATTTTTAAATGAGTACCAGGTTGCTTCTATTGCAACAAATATACGTACTCCAGATGATTCAAAGTTATTAAATGAAGATCAAGTTACAGCTAAATTATTTGATTCTCAACCATCTACATCTGATATTCTACACATGCAACAACAAGTGAATACTTCTCAATTACATCAATCAAGATTTGGTTTATTATCTCAAGCATTCATGTTGTTTATCGTGGTTGGATTTTTATTTAGTGAAACACTCAGCGAATTTTGGAAAACAAA AGTTCCCTTATATAGCAGAAATTGGCATGATGTTGTGTTTCGTGTAATAGAAGTTGGTGTAGCATTATGGTTTCCTTGTGTTTTGTGGAATTGTATGAG tCCTGAACAATTATGGATTTTAAATCCAAAACGAATTTTGAAAAGGCTAGATCTTGACCAAACAAAACatatgaaagaaattgaattGCAAGATAAATGTGCAGCACAAGAGTCTGCTGTAATTACTGATGGTACATCAATCAATAGTAAAGATTGTTGGATATGTTATGACAATGACAGACACGATGTTGGTCCATTGATACAGCCATGTCAATGCAGAGGTGATGTAAGTGCAGTCCATCATGATTGCTTGCGTAGATGGCTTGTAGAg aGTTCAGTTAATGCAGATAGTCTCACTTGCAAGATATGTGGTACTAACTATAATGTGGAACATGCTACTCGTTTGGATTGGCAAAATAGTTTAACAACGAAACATTGTCTTCAAACTATTGCAATTGTTACTACAATGTGTGCATCTTCTGCAGCCGCATGGACAGTCATACAACTTGTAGAAGGTCCCATTATTAGGATGCTTGCAGCTGGTGCTGCTTTGTTGataatgtatgtttgtataag ATTTTTGAGTTTAAACACAGTGGTGGCTTATCAACGTGccaaaattttatcattaaatattgtaaattctGATAATAGTGGAACAGCAACACATGTTGCCACAATCAGTCATACTGTTTCTGTAGATTTAACAAAAGCAGAACCTGCTATGATATAG
- the LOC127063798 gene encoding uncharacterized protein LOC127063798 isoform X1, giving the protein MEQMIALSTQNPLSLLVKFGMMAWNNSCGIENCSGHGECHNGTCLCEIQFDGPECHVPNLSYYIAFASIFFILAFVCFIQLVMCIIAEWKKMKAPSFLRACRVTTQKVLYFVVFLASVIRGAYFTSPTAFKEGWSRSLLSAYYPLLLSGSSLIVCFWAEVFHLRDVQWDKPQFLSKSFLAFVVFNIITYSLLLTEFVIAQINSQEDQNVFQSYYTHIFNGCYAVLLFIVVIFFLIYGVEVYFKVRGGFLNEYQVASIATNIRTPDDSKLLNEDQVTAKLFDSQPSTSDILHMQQQVNTSQLHQSRFGLLSQAFMLFIVVGFLFSETLSEFWKTKVPLYSRNWHDVVFRVIEVGVALWFPCVLWNCMSPEQLWILNPKRILKRLDLDQTKHMKEIELQDKCAAQESAVITDGTSINSKDCWICYDNDRHDVGPLIQPCQCRGDVSAVHHDCLRRWLVESSVNADSLTCKICGTNYNVEHATRLDWQNSLTTKHCLQTIAIVTTMCASSAAAWTVIQLVEGPIIRMLAAGAALLIMYVCIRFLSLNTVVAYQRAKILSLNIVNSDNSGTATHVATISHTVSVDLTKAEPAMI; this is encoded by the exons atGGAACAAATGATCGCATTGAGTACACAAAatccattatcattattgGTTAAATTTGGAATGATGGCTTGGAACAACAGTTGTGGAATTGAAAATTGTTCAGGACATGGTGAATGTCATAATGGCACTTGCTTATGTGAA aTTCAATTCGATGGACCTGAATGCCATGTACCAAATCTAAGTTATTATATAGCATTTgcatctattttctttatattggCATTCGTATGTTTTATTCAACTTGTGATGTGTATTATCGCTGAATGGAAAAAGATGAAGGCACCTTCATTTCTGAGAGCTTGCCGAGTTACTACtcaaaaagtattatattttgtagtCTTTCTTGCATCAGTAATACGTGGAGCATATTTTACTTCTCCA aCTGCATTCAAAGAAGGTTGGTCAAGAAGTTTATTATCAGCATATTATCCACTTCTATTAAGTGGGTCATCTTTAATTGTATGTTTCTGGGCTGAAGTTTTCCATCTGAGAGATGTTCAATGGGATAAACcacaatttttatcaaaatcttttttagcatttgttgtatttaatataataacatattcattattattaactgaATTTGTTATTGCACAAATAAATTCTCAAGAAGATCAA aaCGTTTTCCAGAGCtattatacacacattttTAATGGATGCTATGCAGTACTTTTATTCATTgttgtcatattttttttgatatatggAGTGGAAGTATACTTTAAG GTTCGAGGTGGATTTTTAAATGAGTACCAGGTTGCTTCTATTGCAACAAATATACGTACTCCAGATGATTCAAAGTTATTAAATGAAGATCAAGTTACAGCTAAATTATTTGATTCTCAACCATCTACATCTGATATTCTACACATGCAACAACAAGTGAATACTTCTCAATTACATCAATCAAGATTTGGTTTATTATCTCAAGCATTCATGTTGTTTATCGTGGTTGGATTTTTATTTAGTGAAACACTCAGCGAATTTTGGAAAACAAA AGTTCCCTTATATAGCAGAAATTGGCATGATGTTGTGTTTCGTGTAATAGAAGTTGGTGTAGCATTATGGTTTCCTTGTGTTTTGTGGAATTGTATGAG tCCTGAACAATTATGGATTTTAAATCCAAAACGAATTTTGAAAAGGCTAGATCTTGACCAAACAAAACatatgaaagaaattgaattGCAAGATAAATGTGCAGCACAAGAGTCTGCTGTAATTACTGATGGTACATCAATCAATAGTAAAGATTGTTGGATATGTTATGACAATGACAGACACGATGTTGGTCCATTGATACAGCCATGTCAATGCAGAGGTGATGTAAGTGCAGTCCATCATGATTGCTTGCGTAGATGGCTTGTAGAg aGTTCAGTTAATGCAGATAGTCTCACTTGCAAGATATGTGGTACTAACTATAATGTGGAACATGCTACTCGTTTGGATTGGCAAAATAGTTTAACAACGAAACATTGTCTTCAAACTATTGCAATTGTTACTACAATGTGTGCATCTTCTGCAGCCGCATGGACAGTCATACAACTTGTAGAAGGTCCCATTATTAGGATGCTTGCAGCTGGTGCTGCTTTGTTGataatgtatgtttgtataag ATTTTTGAGTTTAAACACAGTGGTGGCTTATCAACGTGccaaaattttatcattaaatattgtaaattctGATAATAGTGGAACAGCAACACATGTTGCCACAATCAGTCATACTGTTTCTGTAGATTTAACAAAAGCAGAACCTGCTATGATATAG
- the LOC127063796 gene encoding ATPase family AAA domain-containing protein 3A homolog isoform X1, with protein MSWLFGYRNTQQPQDFSQFIKPPASGADGGGDGSPPKNFMKSQMEAYRFDSSALERAAAAAKELERSSHAVQALELSKMQEVTKQTEMQTELKKYEASIEQMKVDQKRVEGEEKRKTLQEETKQHQARAQYQDQLARKRYDDQLAQQQRMNDENLRRQEESVAKQEAMRKATIEHEMELRHKNEMRKLEAELKAKAKIDRENQDLNLEQIRLKASENRITVLESIRTAGSVLGTGVTALLQDWDKILAAAGGLSLLAFGVYSAKGSTSIAARYIESRLGKPSLVRETSRFTILDTVKHPIQAVKKFKDKQTDALSGVVLAPKLEERLRDVAIATKNTKQNRGMYRNILMHGPPGTGKTMFAKKLAEHSGMDYAIVTGGDLAPLGRDGVTAIHKVFDWATTSRKGLLLFIDEADAFLRKRSSEHISEDLRAMLNAFLYRTGEQSNKFMLVLASNTPEQFDWAVNDRLDEMVEFHLPGIEERERLVRLYFDKFVLHPAIEGNKRLKVAQFDYGALCSKMAKMTEGMSGRELAKLGVAWQAVAYASEDGVLTESMVVDRCVEAIKQHKQKVQWQSEQEKQESKSIYATEESSAQLMESKSPAIEVHTERKEEERTIATA; from the exons atgtcgTGGCTTTTTGGTTATCGTAACACACAACAGCCACAGGATTTTTCTCAATTTATTAAACCACCGGCATCAGGCGCAGACGGTGGTGGAGATGGTTCTCCtccaaaaaattttatgaaatctCAAATGGAAGCTTACAGATTCGATTCGAGCGCATTAGAAAGGGCGGCTGCAGCTGCCAAAGAACTTGAAAGATCtt CTCATGCTGTACAAGCTTTGGAACTTTCCAAAATGCAAGAGGTAACTAAACAAACAGAAATGCAAACAGAACTAAAAAAGTATGAAGCTAGTATCGAGCAAATGAAAGTTGACCAAAAACGtgtagaaggagaagagaaacgtaAAACCTTgcaagaagaaacaaaacagCACCAAGCAAGGGCTCAATATCAAGATCAGTTGGCTAGAAAACGTTACGACGATCAATTGGCACAGCAACAAAGAATGAATGATGAAAATTTAAGAAGGCAAGAGGAATCGGTAGCTAAACAAGAAGCTATGAGAAAAGCCACCATTGAGCACGAAATGGAATTGAgacataaaaatgaaatgagaaAATTAGAAGCAGAACTTAAAGCTAAAGCAAAGATTGACAGGGAAAACCAAGATCTCAACTTGGAACAAATTAGATTGAAGGCATCTGAAAATAGGATTACTGTCTTAGAATCTATAAG AACTGCAGGTTCGGTACTTGGTACTGGAGTCACCGCTCTTTTACAAGATTGGGACAAAATTCTTGCTGCTGCAGGAGGTTTATCACTTTTAGCCTTTGGCGTATACTCTGCTAAGGGATCAACAAGTATAGCTGCACGTTATATCGAATCTCGTTTAGGAAAACCATCTTTAGTTCGAGAAACTTCTAGATTTACAATATTGGATACTGTAAAACATCCTATACAAGctgttaaaaaattcaaagataAGCAGACTGATGCTTTATCCGGTGTAGTTTTAGCACCAAAACTTGAAGAAAGATTACGTGATGTTGCAATAGCTactaaaaatacaaaacaaaatcgtggaatgtatagaaatatattaatgcaTGGTCCACCTGGTACTGGTAAGACCATGTTTGCTAAAAAATTAGCAGAACATTCTGGCATGGATTATGCGATTGTGACAGGCGGTGATCTGGCACCTTTGGGAAGGGATGGTGTCACTGCAATACATAAAGTTTTTGATTGGGCAACGACGTCCAGAAAAggtcttttattatttatcgacgaAGCAGATGCTTTTTTAAGGAAAAGATCGAGCGAACATATATCAGAAGATTTAAGAGCAAtgttaaatgcatttttatatagaacaGGCGAGcaaagtaataaatttatgttaGTTTTGGCATCAAATACTCCAGAACAATTTGACTGGGCAGTGAATGATAGATTGGATGAAATGGTAGAGTTCCATCTTCCGGGTATCGAAGAACGTGAGCGCCTAGTTCGTCTTTACTTTGATAAATTTGTTCTTCATCCAGCTATCGAAGgcaataaaagattaaaagtagCACAATTTGATTATGGTGCTCTGTGTAGTAAAATGGCTAAAATGACAGAAGGAATGTCTGGTAGGGAATTAGCAAAACTTGGTGTTGCGTGGCAAGCAGTAGCATATGCGTCTGAAGATGGTGTCTTAACAGAGTCAATGGTGGTAGATAGATGTGTGGAAGCTATTAAACAACATAAACAGaag gtGCAATGGCAGAGTGAgcaagaaaaacaagaatccAAATCTATTTATGCAACTGAAGAGAGCAGTGCACAGTTAATGGAATCTAAATCTCCAGCAATAGAAGTTCAtacggaaagaaaagaagaagaaaggacaaTTGCTACAGCTTGA